The Pseudomonas eucalypticola genome has a window encoding:
- the aceE gene encoding pyruvate dehydrogenase (acetyl-transferring), homodimeric type has product MQDLDPVETQEWLDALESVLDKEGEDRAHYLMTRMGELATRSGSQLPYAITTPYRNTIPVTHEARMPGDLFMERRIRSLVRWNALAMVVRTNLKDSDLGGHISSFASSATLYDIGFNYFFQAPTDEHGGDLIYFQGHASPGVYARAFMEGRISEDQMNNFRQEVDGNGLSSYPHPWLMPDFWQFPTVSMGLGPIQAIYQARFMKYLEARGYIPAGKQKVWCFMGDGECDEPESLGAISLAGREKLDNLIFVINCNLQRLDGPVRGNGKIIQELEGVFRGGGWNVNKVVWGRFWDPLLAKDVDGILQRRMDEVIDGEYQNYKAKDGAFVREHFFNTPELKAMVADLSDDEIWKLNRGGHDPYKVYAAYHQAVNHKNQPTVILAKTIKGYGTGAGEAKNTAHNTKKVDVDSLRLFRDRFDIPVKDEDLENLPFFKPEPNSAEARYLSERRAALGGFVPQRRAKSFSIPTPPLDTLKAILDGSGDREISTTMAFVRILSQLVKDKEIGHRIVPIIPDEARTFGMEGMFRQLGIYSSVGQLYEPVDKDQVMFYREDKKGQILEEGINEAGAMSSFIAAGTSYSSHNQPMLPFYIFYSMFGFQRIGDLAWAAGDSRTRGFLIGGTAGRTTLNGEGLQHEDGHSHMLAGTIPNCRTYDPTYGYELAVIIQDGMKKMTEDQEDVFYYITVMNEAYQQPAMPAGVEEGIVKGMYLLEEDKKEAAHHVQLLGSGTILREVREAAKILREQFNVGADVWSVTSFNELRRDGLAAERFNRLHPGQKPRATYVEECLTGRKGPVIASTDYMKLFAEQIRQWVPSKEFKVLGTDGFGRSDSRKKLRHFFEVDRHFVVLAALEALADRGDIEPKVVAEAIAKFGIDPDKRNPLDC; this is encoded by the coding sequence ATGCAAGACCTCGATCCCGTCGAAACCCAGGAATGGCTGGACGCCCTGGAGTCGGTTCTCGACAAAGAAGGCGAAGACCGCGCTCACTACCTGATGACTCGCATGGGCGAGTTGGCCACCCGCAGTGGTTCGCAACTCCCCTACGCAATCACCACGCCATACCGCAATACCATTCCCGTCACCCACGAAGCACGCATGCCTGGCGACCTGTTCATGGAACGCCGCATTCGCTCGCTGGTGCGCTGGAACGCCTTGGCCATGGTGGTGCGCACCAACCTGAAAGACTCGGATCTGGGCGGCCACATCTCCAGCTTCGCTTCCAGTGCGACCTTGTATGACATTGGCTTCAACTACTTCTTCCAGGCCCCGACCGACGAGCACGGCGGCGACCTGATCTACTTCCAGGGCCACGCCTCGCCTGGCGTCTACGCCCGCGCCTTCATGGAAGGCCGCATCAGCGAAGACCAGATGAACAACTTCCGCCAGGAAGTGGACGGTAACGGCCTGTCGTCGTACCCGCACCCTTGGCTGATGCCTGACTTCTGGCAGTTCCCGACCGTTTCCATGGGCCTGGGCCCTATCCAGGCCATCTACCAGGCTCGCTTCATGAAGTACCTGGAAGCGCGCGGCTACATCCCTGCCGGCAAGCAGAAGGTCTGGTGCTTCATGGGCGACGGCGAGTGTGACGAACCGGAATCCCTGGGCGCCATTTCCCTGGCTGGCCGCGAGAAGCTGGACAACCTGATCTTCGTCATCAACTGCAACCTGCAGCGCCTCGACGGCCCGGTTCGCGGCAACGGCAAGATCATCCAGGAACTGGAAGGCGTGTTCCGTGGCGGTGGCTGGAACGTCAACAAGGTCGTCTGGGGCCGTTTCTGGGACCCGCTGCTGGCCAAGGACGTCGACGGCATCCTGCAGCGCCGCATGGACGAAGTCATCGACGGCGAGTACCAGAACTACAAGGCCAAGGACGGCGCGTTCGTCCGTGAGCACTTCTTCAACACCCCGGAACTCAAGGCCATGGTCGCCGACCTGTCCGACGACGAGATCTGGAAGCTCAACCGTGGCGGCCACGACCCGTACAAGGTCTACGCGGCGTACCACCAGGCGGTCAACCACAAGAACCAGCCAACCGTCATCCTGGCCAAGACCATCAAGGGTTACGGTACCGGTGCCGGCGAAGCCAAGAACACCGCGCACAACACCAAGAAGGTCGACGTCGACAGCCTGCGCCTGTTCCGCGACCGTTTCGACATTCCGGTGAAGGACGAAGACCTGGAGAACCTGCCGTTCTTCAAGCCTGAGCCAAACAGTGCCGAAGCCCGCTACCTGAGCGAGCGTCGTGCGGCCCTGGGCGGTTTCGTGCCACAGCGCCGGGCCAAGAGCTTCAGCATTCCGACCCCGCCACTCGATACCCTCAAGGCTATCCTGGACGGCAGCGGCGACCGCGAAATCTCCACCACCATGGCCTTCGTGCGTATCCTGTCGCAACTGGTCAAGGACAAGGAAATCGGCCACCGCATCGTTCCGATCATTCCGGACGAAGCTCGTACCTTCGGTATGGAAGGCATGTTCCGCCAGCTGGGCATCTACTCGTCCGTCGGCCAGCTCTACGAGCCAGTCGATAAAGACCAGGTAATGTTCTACCGCGAGGACAAGAAAGGCCAGATCCTGGAAGAAGGTATCAACGAAGCAGGCGCCATGAGCTCGTTCATCGCTGCCGGTACCTCGTACTCCAGCCACAACCAGCCAATGCTGCCGTTCTACATCTTCTACTCGATGTTCGGCTTCCAGCGTATTGGCGACCTGGCGTGGGCCGCTGGCGACAGCCGCACCCGTGGCTTCCTGATCGGCGGTACCGCCGGGCGCACCACCCTGAACGGTGAAGGCCTGCAGCACGAAGACGGTCACAGCCACATGCTGGCCGGCACCATTCCGAACTGCCGCACCTATGATCCGACCTACGGCTACGAGCTGGCGGTGATCATCCAGGACGGCATGAAGAAGATGACCGAAGACCAGGAAGACGTCTTCTACTACATCACCGTCATGAACGAAGCCTACCAGCAGCCTGCCATGCCGGCCGGTGTCGAAGAAGGCATCGTCAAGGGCATGTACCTGCTCGAGGAAGACAAGAAGGAAGCGGCCCACCACGTGCAACTGCTGGGTTCGGGCACCATCCTGCGCGAAGTCCGCGAAGCGGCGAAGATCCTGCGCGAGCAGTTCAACGTCGGCGCCGATGTGTGGAGCGTCACCAGCTTCAACGAACTGCGTCGCGACGGCCTGGCCGCCGAGCGCTTCAACCGCCTGCACCCAGGCCAGAAGCCACGCGCCACTTACGTTGAAGAGTGCCTGACTGGCCGCAAAGGCCCGGTCATCGCCTCTACCGACTACATGAAGTTGTTCGCCGAGCAGATCCGTCAGTGGGTTCCTTCCAAGGAATTCAAGGTCCTGGGTACCGATGGCTTCGGTCGCAGCGACAGCCGCAAGAAGCTGCGTCACTTCTTCGAAGTAGACCGCCACTTCGTCGTGCTGGCTGCCCTGGAAGCCTTGGCTGATCGTGGCGACATCGAACCTAAAGTAGTGGCCGAAGCCATTGCCAAGTTCGGTATCGACCCCGACAAACGCAACCCACTGGACTGCTGA
- the glnE gene encoding bifunctional [glutamate--ammonia ligase]-adenylyl-L-tyrosine phosphorylase/[glutamate--ammonia-ligase] adenylyltransferase, with the protein MSLPMLGQLPAILAPLPARNRQTFEAAVATLSRQDQLATWGAATWEAFDRVCAASDFVIQQASAAPSLLLDLVASGELDRPFAAGELRAQIASAVQAATNDDELGRQLRRQRARQQVRIIWRDLTRQADLVQTCRDLSDMADASIDEAYKWLYRRHCDQFGTPMGRRSGQPQQMVILGMGKLGAVELNLSSDIDLIFAYPEGGETEGVKRPLDNQEFFIRLGQRLIKALDPVTVDGFVFRVDMRLRPYGSSGALVLSFNALEQYYQDQGRDWERYAMIKARVVAGDQQAGAQLLDMLRPFVYRRYLDFSAIEALRTMKQLIQQEVRRKGMAENIKLGAGGIREVEFIAQAFQLIHGGRDLSLQQRPLLKVLATLEGQGYLPPAVVAELREGYEFLRYTEHAIQAIADRQTQMLPDGELDQARIAYMLGFPDWAAFHERLMHWRGRVDWHFRQVIADPDEEEGEEGEVVVGGEWLPLWEDVQDEEAACRQLQDAGFSDAAKALRQLAALRASPQLRAMQRLGRERLDAFIPRLLAQAVEHDNPDLVLERVLPLVEAVARRSAYLVLLTENPGALRRLLTLCAASPWIAEQIARYPLLLDELLNEGRLFNPPLAPELVAELRERLTRIPEDDLEQQMEALRHFKLAHSLRVAASEIVGSLPLMKVSDYLTWLAEAILEEVFMLAWRQTVARHGLPQRADGSPCDPGFIIVGYGKVGGIELGHGSDLDLVFIHDGDPGAETDGAKPIDGAQFFTRLGQRIIHLLTTQTNSGQLYEVDMRLRPSGAAGLLVSSLNAFGRYQETEAWTWEHQALVRARVLVGCKALGRAFEGVRAQVLGRERDLDTLRAEVSDMRAKMRDNLGTKATAAGTGPNAFDAGAPFDIKQDAGGIVDIEFMVQYAALAWSRDYPGLLEYTDNIRILERLEQAGLLPANDASLLREAYKAYRSAAHRQALQKQAGVIAGDQFVAQRREVLRIWAWLGLS; encoded by the coding sequence ATGAGCCTGCCAATGCTGGGCCAATTGCCGGCTATCCTGGCACCGCTACCGGCCCGTAACCGCCAGACGTTCGAGGCCGCGGTAGCCACCCTTTCCCGCCAAGACCAACTGGCCACATGGGGCGCCGCCACATGGGAAGCGTTCGACCGCGTGTGCGCTGCCAGCGATTTCGTCATCCAGCAGGCCAGCGCAGCGCCCTCGCTGCTGCTGGACCTGGTGGCCAGCGGTGAGCTGGACCGGCCGTTTGCCGCCGGCGAGCTTCGTGCCCAGATCGCCAGTGCCGTGCAGGCCGCCACCAACGATGATGAGCTGGGCCGCCAGCTGCGTCGGCAGCGCGCGCGACAGCAAGTGCGCATCATCTGGCGCGACCTGACGCGCCAGGCAGATCTGGTGCAAACCTGTCGCGATTTGTCGGACATGGCCGATGCCTCAATAGATGAAGCCTATAAATGGTTGTATAGACGTCATTGCGACCAGTTCGGCACGCCCATGGGGCGGCGCAGTGGCCAGCCCCAGCAGATGGTCATCCTGGGCATGGGCAAGCTGGGGGCCGTGGAACTGAACCTGTCCTCGGACATCGACCTGATCTTCGCCTACCCCGAAGGCGGCGAGACCGAGGGTGTGAAACGCCCGCTGGATAACCAGGAGTTCTTCATCCGCCTGGGCCAGCGACTGATCAAGGCCCTGGACCCGGTCACCGTCGACGGCTTCGTATTCCGTGTCGACATGCGCCTGCGGCCTTATGGTTCATCCGGCGCATTGGTGCTGAGCTTCAATGCCCTGGAGCAGTACTACCAGGACCAGGGCCGGGACTGGGAGCGCTACGCCATGATCAAGGCGCGCGTGGTGGCCGGCGACCAGCAGGCTGGCGCGCAGTTGCTGGATATGCTGCGGCCATTCGTGTACCGGCGTTACCTGGACTTCTCGGCGATCGAAGCGCTGCGCACCATGAAGCAGTTGATCCAGCAGGAGGTGCGGCGCAAGGGCATGGCCGAGAACATCAAGCTGGGGGCAGGTGGCATTCGCGAAGTGGAGTTCATCGCCCAGGCTTTCCAACTGATCCACGGCGGCCGCGACCTGAGCCTGCAGCAACGGCCGCTGCTCAAGGTGCTGGCCACCCTGGAAGGCCAGGGCTACCTGCCACCCGCGGTGGTAGCTGAATTGCGCGAAGGCTACGAGTTTCTCCGTTATACCGAACATGCGATCCAGGCGATCGCCGACCGCCAGACCCAGATGCTGCCGGACGGTGAACTGGATCAGGCGCGCATCGCCTACATGCTCGGCTTCCCGGACTGGGCCGCTTTCCATGAACGCTTGATGCATTGGCGCGGCCGCGTGGACTGGCACTTCCGCCAGGTCATCGCCGACCCTGACGAGGAAGAAGGCGAGGAGGGCGAGGTGGTGGTCGGCGGTGAATGGCTGCCGCTGTGGGAAGACGTGCAAGACGAAGAAGCCGCCTGTCGACAGCTGCAGGATGCTGGTTTCAGCGATGCCGCCAAGGCTTTGCGCCAGTTGGCAGCCCTGCGCGCCAGCCCGCAGTTGCGTGCCATGCAGCGCCTGGGGCGCGAGCGGCTGGACGCCTTCATCCCGCGCCTGCTGGCCCAGGCGGTGGAGCATGACAACCCCGACCTGGTGCTGGAGCGGGTACTGCCATTGGTGGAAGCCGTGGCTCGCCGCTCCGCGTACCTGGTGCTGCTGACCGAAAACCCCGGAGCCCTGCGCCGGCTGTTGACCTTGTGCGCCGCCAGCCCGTGGATCGCCGAGCAGATCGCCCGTTACCCCCTGTTGCTGGACGAGCTGCTCAACGAAGGGCGCCTGTTCAACCCGCCCCTGGCCCCGGAGCTGGTGGCGGAGCTGCGCGAGCGCCTGACCCGTATCCCCGAGGACGACCTGGAACAGCAGATGGAGGCGCTGCGCCATTTCAAGCTGGCCCACAGCCTGCGCGTAGCGGCCTCGGAAATCGTCGGCAGCCTGCCGCTGATGAAAGTCAGCGACTACCTCACCTGGCTGGCCGAAGCCATTCTTGAAGAAGTCTTCATGTTGGCCTGGCGCCAGACCGTGGCGCGCCATGGCTTGCCCCAGCGCGCTGATGGCAGCCCCTGCGATCCGGGCTTCATTATCGTGGGCTACGGCAAGGTTGGCGGTATAGAACTGGGCCACGGGTCCGACCTGGACCTGGTGTTCATCCATGATGGCGACCCCGGCGCGGAGACCGATGGGGCCAAGCCCATCGACGGCGCGCAGTTCTTCACCCGCCTGGGCCAGCGCATCATTCACCTGCTGACCACCCAGACCAACTCCGGCCAGTTGTACGAAGTGGACATGCGCTTGCGGCCTTCGGGCGCGGCGGGGCTGCTGGTCAGTTCGCTCAATGCCTTTGGCCGCTACCAGGAAACCGAAGCCTGGACCTGGGAACACCAGGCCCTGGTGCGGGCCCGGGTGCTGGTGGGCTGCAAAGCGTTGGGCCGGGCTTTCGAGGGGGTACGCGCCCAGGTGCTGGGCCGTGAGCGCGATCTGGACACCCTGCGCGCCGAGGTCAGCGACATGCGCGCCAAGATGCGTGACAACCTGGGGACCAAGGCCACGGCGGCAGGCACGGGGCCCAATGCCTTCGACGCGGGGGCGCCGTTCGATATCAAGCAGGACGCCGGTGGTATCGTCGATATTGAATTTATGGTGCAATACGCGGCCCTGGCGTGGTCCAGGGATTATCCGGGGTTACTGGAATACACCGATAATATTCGCATTCTGGAACGGCTCGAACAGGCCGGGCTGCTGCCCGCCAACGATGCGAGCCTGTTGCGCGAGGCCTACAAGGCCTACCGCTCGGCCGCTCACCGCCAGGCCCTGCAAAAGCAGGCCGGGGTGATCGCCGGTGATCAGTTTGTCGCCCAGCGCAGGGAAGTGCTGCGTATTTGGGCCTGGTTGGGCTTGAGCTGA
- the waaF gene encoding lipopolysaccharide heptosyltransferase II, producing MRILIIGPSWVGDMVMAQTLFQCLKVRHPDCVIDVLAPEWSRPILERMPEVRQALSFPLGHGALELATRRKIGKSLKGQYDQAILLPNSLKSALVPFFADIPTRTGWRGEFRYGLLNDVRRLDKAQYPLMIERFMALAFEPGAVLPQPYPRPALRIDPASREAALAKFGLALDRPVLVLCPGAEFGEAKRWPSEHYAKVAEMKIREGWQVWLFGSKKDHPVGEAIRDRLIPGLREESVNLSGDTSLAEAMDLMSCADAVVSNDSGLMHVAAALNRPLVAVYGSTSPGFTPPLADQVEVVRLGLDCSPCFERTCRFGHYNCLRLLEPQRVSDALNKLDGPATVELTVGVD from the coding sequence ATGAGAATTCTGATCATTGGACCCAGTTGGGTTGGCGACATGGTGATGGCGCAGACACTGTTCCAGTGCCTCAAGGTGCGCCACCCCGACTGTGTTATCGATGTCCTGGCCCCCGAATGGAGCCGGCCGATCCTTGAGCGCATGCCAGAAGTGCGCCAGGCCTTGAGTTTTCCGCTCGGCCACGGCGCGCTGGAACTGGCTACCCGGCGCAAGATCGGCAAGTCCCTCAAGGGTCAGTACGATCAGGCGATCCTGCTGCCCAATTCGCTGAAGTCGGCCCTGGTGCCGTTCTTCGCCGACATTCCCACGCGCACCGGTTGGCGCGGCGAGTTCCGTTATGGCCTGCTCAACGACGTTCGGCGCCTGGACAAGGCCCAGTACCCGCTGATGATCGAGCGCTTCATGGCCCTGGCGTTCGAGCCCGGCGCCGTGTTGCCGCAGCCCTACCCGCGGCCGGCGCTGCGTATCGACCCGGCCAGCCGAGAAGCAGCCCTGGCCAAGTTCGGCCTGGCCCTGGACCGCCCGGTGCTGGTGCTGTGCCCGGGTGCCGAGTTCGGTGAGGCGAAGCGCTGGCCGTCGGAGCATTACGCCAAGGTCGCCGAGATGAAAATCCGCGAAGGCTGGCAGGTGTGGCTGTTCGGCTCGAAAAAGGACCACCCCGTGGGTGAGGCCATTCGCGACCGGCTCATTCCCGGCTTGCGCGAGGAGTCGGTGAACCTCAGTGGCGACACCTCGCTGGCCGAGGCCATGGACCTGATGTCCTGCGCCGATGCGGTGGTGTCCAACGACTCTGGCCTGATGCACGTGGCCGCTGCGTTGAACCGGCCGCTGGTGGCCGTGTACGGCTCCACGTCGCCTGGCTTCACGCCCCCATTGGCCGACCAGGTGGAAGTGGTACGCCTGGGCCTGGACTGCAGCCCATGCTTCGAGCGCACCTGCCGCTTCGGCCATTACAACTGCCTGCGCCTGCTGGAACCGCAGCGGGTGTCCGATGCCCTGAACAAGCTTGACGGGCCGGCCACGGTTGAACTGACGGTCGGGGTCGATTAA
- the waaC gene encoding lipopolysaccharide heptosyltransferase I, whose amino-acid sequence MRVLLIKTSSLGDVIHALPALTDAARAIPGIRFDWVVEEGFAEIPTWHPAVDNVIPVAIRRWRKNIWETIKSGQWRRFKQSLREGKYDLVIDAQGLLKSALLTRYVKAPVAGLDRQSARESLASRFYDRRLAVGRGQHAVERLRQLFAVALGYDLPATLGEYGLDRARLGDGKAKVPFVVFLHGTTWDTKHWPELYWREMAERLGQAGIEVRLPWGNPAEHERAQRIAAGLKNAVVLPKLNLAGVAKVLVAARACVAVDTGLGHLAAALDVPTISLFGPTNPGLTGAYGQGQVHLASDFACAPCLSKTCTYQPTPEDQRRFDLKREWPLCFTRLNPERVASRLSALLLAEDLR is encoded by the coding sequence TTGCGGGTACTGTTGATCAAGACCTCGTCCCTGGGCGACGTCATTCACGCGCTGCCGGCGCTGACCGATGCTGCCCGGGCCATTCCGGGCATCCGGTTCGACTGGGTGGTGGAAGAAGGCTTCGCCGAGATCCCCACCTGGCATCCGGCTGTGGATAACGTTATCCCCGTGGCCATTCGCCGCTGGCGCAAGAACATCTGGGAAACCATCAAGAGCGGCCAATGGCGGCGCTTCAAGCAGAGCTTGCGCGAGGGCAAGTACGACCTGGTAATCGATGCCCAGGGCCTGCTGAAAAGCGCCTTGCTGACCCGTTACGTGAAGGCACCTGTCGCGGGCCTTGACCGGCAGTCGGCACGCGAGTCGCTGGCCAGCCGCTTCTATGACCGGCGCCTGGCCGTTGGCCGCGGCCAGCATGCGGTCGAGCGGCTGCGCCAGCTGTTTGCCGTGGCCCTGGGTTACGACCTGCCGGCCACCTTGGGCGAATACGGCCTGGACCGTGCCCGGCTGGGCGACGGCAAGGCCAAGGTGCCCTTCGTGGTGTTCCTGCACGGCACGACGTGGGACACCAAGCACTGGCCCGAGCTCTACTGGCGTGAAATGGCCGAACGCCTGGGCCAGGCCGGCATCGAAGTGCGCCTGCCGTGGGGCAACCCGGCCGAGCACGAGCGTGCCCAGCGCATTGCCGCGGGCTTGAAAAACGCCGTGGTACTGCCCAAATTGAACCTGGCAGGGGTGGCCAAGGTATTGGTCGCTGCCAGGGCCTGCGTGGCCGTCGATACCGGACTGGGCCATTTGGCCGCCGCCCTGGACGTACCTACCATTTCCCTGTTCGGCCCCACCAACCCGGGGCTGACCGGTGCCTATGGGCAGGGCCAGGTGCACCTGGCCAGCGACTTTGCCTGCGCACCGTGCCTGTCCAAGACCTGTACCTATCAACCGACGCCGGAAGACCAGCGGCGGTTCGACCTTAAACGCGAGTGGCCCCTGTGCTTCACTCGCCTGAATCCCGAGCGTGTGGCGAGCCGACTAAGCGCATTGTTACTGGCTGAGGATCTTCGTTGA